The genome window aaatggttacgaaagtgaaaccacagggactgaaatcgtaatttttaaactaatggactgaaatagtgatttttgacaaatcacagggatgaaaacagtaattaactcttctcAATTTCTATAGTAAACTAAGACCTATAAGTACAACTACCTTTAATGAGGAACATATACGAACATGATCTTTAGATCTAACCGTTTTGTCGAACATATACCTGTCATAAAAACTTTTTTCTCAAACTTCATAAAAATGATAAATAACATCATTAGCACATGTTCaaattattatatttaaaaaataaaattatgcaaGAGTGGAACTGCAGGTTAGCATTAAAAATGGATGATCTTGGTGTGGAAATAGCAAAAATAGCATTACCAGCAGCACTTGCTTTGACAGCTGATCCTATTGCCTCTCTTGTTGACACAGCCTTCATCGGTCAAATCGGTAATTTCATTTtgagtaaacttctgttttgcttcatgtggtttggtcgttttaacagTTTTGCCCCAATCCTTTAAAAGTAGCCATTTTACCCTTGATGTTTCGGTGTTGTcaccagtttgctccccgccgcACAACTTTCTCTTTATTGAATGATTTAACTGAGTTAAGAGCCGGGGAGCAAACTGGTGACAAAAcagaaacatcagggagtaaaatggctatttttaaaggatttgagcaaaaccattaaaacgaccaaaccacaaggagcaaaacggaagtttactctttcaTTTTTTAGCTTCAGTCTTAAAGagtatatttataaaatatttaaatattacttagtttaaaatacatatatttaaatattacttAGAGATCATGTAGATGTTTTTATGTATGTAACAAGTATACAACATTATATGTTATTCAGGTGCAATCGAACTAGCTGCCGTTGGAGTTTCGATAGCGGTATTCAACCAAGTATCAAGAATCGTGATTTTTCCCCTAGTAAGCATTACAACTTCGTTTGTGGCCGAGGAGGACGCGGTCTCAAACTTGAGTAACGAAAACTTAGAAATGCACGAACAAACGGAAAACAAAATGTTGCTCCAACAGGAACACAAGAGTAATATGTTACAAACACTCATTCCATTATGACATCTAGCATTTTTGTTTCTCATGAAAATCTTTGTTTCAAGATATTTACTCCATTTGTCTCATGTTTTCATATGTTTAGTGACCGAGTCACCCGATACAGAGTCGCTTGTTACAAGCCACAAGAAGAAGCGGATAGCGTCCGCTTCTTCTACTCTAATCATCGGGAGTGTGTTGGGGTTCTTGCAAGCCGCGTTTTTAATCATTGGAGCAAAACCCGTGTTGGGTTTTATGGGGATCAAATCCGTAAGTACAAAAATCCATGTTTATtttttagggtatgtttggcatggagcttttaggagcttctatcTTTAatcttttaagaaaaagctcctaattaataaaaagtcttgtttggttgaaggagctttaagcttttaggttaggagcttgaagcttttggttaaaagctactagtagtagcgtttagaagaagctacaagcttttagggaaaaattgACTAAtttaacctctaaaaataaggaactttttaatgcaccaactttctaaatttttagttatgtctattttggtcattttatacattttattaaaagcttcagctactctaccaaacaccaaatatatctaaaaagctacagctactagctaccagctaccagctaccagcttccagctttCAGCCACCAgttacttttgccaaacatacccttagtAAGGGTTAAGTTGCTGTACAAATGGAAATTTTTCCCCTACTAATTAAGCACGTATTTTAATCCCATAATCAATAGCAGATTTAGAAGAAGAATTCTAGGGTATCCTAATTTTTTGACTCAGGGGTATCATAATATTTGTTAAGGAATATACAATACATAAAATGGAGAAGATATTGAAGTTTTTGCACTAAATTTGCAGTTCGCTGACAAAGTTGAGAGGTAGCCTAGGCGACCCCTTAATTATATGCCAGCTCTGCCCCTGCCTAGAATCCAAAAAAAATCGTGATTTATACTAGTAGAGTAATACTGTAAAATCacgatattttttttattttttatttttttaaattttgcaATTAAACGTTAATTCTTAAGTAGTagggaaaaaaaatttaaaaaaattccTCCTTCACTTCTTACTTTAAGGGTATTTTGTGTGTTAAGActcatttgtatttgatctttacaCTTATTTTTTAGTAATATGCATTTGTATTTATTTTACAAGTTATAGATACATACATGTATataaaatgtatgtatgtataggacTCTCCGATGTTACATCCCGCACAACAATACCTAAAGTTAAGATCGCTTGGAGCTCCAGCCGTTCTACTTTCATTGGCGATGCAAGGAGTCTTTCGTGGTTTTAAAGACACAAAAACTCCTTTGTACGCCACTGGTAAGTGAAATGACCATATTGCCCTCTTCGTTACTTAATTAATTTCTTGTCTAATAACACTCTAATTTTAGTGGCAGGAGACGTGACAAATATTATTCTAGACCCAatttttatgtttgtttttggtCTTGGGGTTAGTGGTGCAGCCATTGCTCATGTTATGTCTCAGTAAGTGAGCTCTAAAATTGTGTTTTTCCAAGTTCAACAAATAGATTCATTTTGAATAAATATTTATTGATAGTATTATATTTATTGATCTTTTGACACTTGTGTTAGGTACTTGATTTCTGTAATACTATTTTGGAAATTAATAGAAAAGATCGATTTCGTATCACCTACATCTAAACATCTTCAATTCGGTCGATTTCTCAAGAATGGTGAGTCTTGGAATCGTCGAACTAATTTGTATACGATTACAAAAATCGACTCGCTTTTTTCAGATtatgttttggtttaactttttaaCAGGCTTTCTGCTATTGATGAGAGTTATGGCTGTAACATTTTGTGTAACATTGGCTGCATCAATGGCTGCAAGACAAGGGTCAACCACAATGGCTGCATTTCAAGTTTGCTTGCAAGTTTGGCTAGCAACGTCACTTTTAGCCGACGGTTTAGCTGTCGCTGGTCAGGTATTCAACTTACCCCTAGAAATCGGGAAAAAAAAACCAAACCCGCTAGGAATACCATTCATCTCATTCTCTTAAGTTCTGACACTTAATAAACCATTCATCGTCATGTTTATATATTCGAAGGCTATACTTGCAAGTGCGTTTGCTAACACGGATTATGAGAAGGTCACCGCAACTGCTTCAAGAGTTTTGCAGGTAAAGTTTCTGGATCGCGTTTTGCAATATTATGTCGTGATAATTTCAAACTGACTGCATCCATTGGGAATGCAGCTGGGTCTGGTTCTTGGGGTCGTATTGGCGGTTTTCTTAGGGGTCGGGTTACACTTTGGGGCAAGACTGTTTACAAAAGATGTTGGGGTTCTACATCTCATTAGCATCGGCATACCGGTATTACAACTCAATGAAAACTAATCTTTCCACTAATTACAAGTCAACTAACGGTTCAATTCTGTTTCTGTATCAGTTTGTAGCAGCAACTCAACCCATCAATGCGTTGGCCTTTGTTTTTGATGGTGTGAACTTTGGAGCATCTGATTTTGCATATGCAGCATATTCTATGGTAAGCTCATTGACACATTTGGGGCGGAAATTGTGTCAACGACTTGAACATGAACACGAACCATATACTTATTCGTGTAAAGGACGTCAACCCTAACCTGAACACACTTAAAATCATGTAACTCGAACACATCCCATGCAATCCACTTACCTAAACGGGTTGGCGGTTATAACGGGGTGTAAAAAATGAATTAAATGGGTGGGTTGACcttataaaacatatatttttattattatattaaaaaggTTAACCCATTAGTAAGTTTAATTAAATGGGTTTAACATGTCAACCCAAACACAACCCGTGTAATTGGAAAGGTTAAATAGGTGAACCAGAACACACACCTCTTATTAAACTATAACAATCCAAAACTTGATTATTCTTCACGTCTTGTCATTTTTATTAAACTACGACAATCCAAAACCTGATCTTATTCGTGTCATTGTCATATTAAACTTTTGTCAGAAATTGCCACCCTTGTTCACAATTCTGGTTTCTACATGTTTGCTCTACTTTCTAAGTCCAAATAAAGGACTTCAAATGGGATAAATCAAATAAGAAGAATGAAACTGCTTCTATTAAGGACTAACAACTGTTATCGAAATTTGAATGTTAGGTTTTGGTTGCTATGGTTAGCATTCTATCGCTATTCATCGCCTCTAGCCATGGATTTGTCGGACTATGGGTTGCTCTTACTTTCTACATGAGTTTGAGAGCATTTGCAGGATTTTGGAGGTATACATTCTTGTCAAGAAAACCGTGAGCCCAAACAAAAGTTTTGGACAATACCAACCTGAAAAAGAGGGCTCATGGGCTATAGGCTAATGACCTAATGTTACTCATTTTTGTGTCTATTTCTCTCTGCAAGCATCTTGAAGTTCgttcatcattgttttcttgCAGGATAGGGACAAGAACCGGACCGTGGTGCTTTCTAAAGGGTACATCATAGATTCGCTAGACGACACAGATATTTCATACTTTCATAGCATTATCCATCCCTAAACAAGTTTGGACATCTTAGTAGTGTCTACTACATTTTCATGGTACATGTGTATACTAGTACATCTGTATACTAGTTGCGGTTCTTTGGTTCTTGGAGCCGTTTTGTGAATTCTGTATGTAGTTAAAGACAATACAATACAAGATTTGAAACGTATGCAAGTGTATGTATATTACATGCATGAAGTGTAAACAACTTTGATGTAAAACAACCAAAAATGAAATGACAAAGAGGGGTAAAACGTCTCTTAATATCATCGAAAATTATGAGTAGAAATTCCATGTTCAGATACAAATGGGCATCATGCCATGTATATCGTCTTAACCTACACAATTCTCTATCAAAGTTACAAAAGTATTTGCAAGTTGAAAGAATTCCCGTGAAAATCTTGCAACCAGATTCAAGACCGATAGGATTTAGCCAAAAATGCTACAAACCTCACATTTGTAGAAACCTTTTTCTGATTTTTGTGATTGAGTTATGGTAGTAAATCGGTACTACCTTTAGTCTACCACAAGCCAATGAACTTCCACCAGACTCCACCAACTCCAAGCCAGATGATGATATTGACCACAGAGATGAGAAACCCATAGCCCCACCATTTGGCAAGAGGGACATAGTTGGCTCCATAGAACACAGGGGCTGACCCGATTCCATAGTGGGTCAGACCACCCATGAGGTTGGAGAGGAAGGCTAAGATCATGGCTCCAAATAATGGCGGTGTGCCAAGGGCACTAGCAACCGACAAAAAGGCAGTGAACATGGCACCAATATGAGCAGCTCCACTTGCGAAAAAGTAGTGCGAATAAAAGTATAGAAGTACAAGAATGCCAAAAGACGCTTGCCATTGAAGACCTAGCCCACCAACAAactgcacaaaaaaaaaaaaaaaaaaatcatcccATGTTTGTCACTTTATTATagttcaaatatatatattttgtctcTTTCAGTACAAATATATGATGTAAATAACATACTTTGACCACCGTTTGACTAAACCAAGAGATGAGGCCATATTTGTTGAGGTACCCAGCCATTGCGATGAGTGCAGCAAACCATGTAAGGGTATCCCATGCAACAGCTTCACCTAAGCATTCCTTCCATGTTACGACTCCGGTTATAAGGAGGACGGATAGTCCAAGAATGGCAGCCGTAACGGCATCAACGTTAAGCATTCCTCCAAATATCCACAGACCAACCTAATTCAACAATCAAAACGAGAAGGTTTCATCACTTTAACTTACAAATTCAAGAAACATAGTTCTCAAGACGCTTTCTTTCAAGATCAAGAATATTGAGTCCAGGGTCTAAAAGAACTTGCAGCTCTAAACCTTAAAAAGTTAATCTTATCGACTACTATTGGTAATGAAGTTCCAAAACTAACCAATGCTAGAGTATTATTGACAATTCAATATAACAAAACTGTATACGAGTTCGGTTATCATACCGTAAGAAGCAAAGTTCCCGCCATAATAATTTCATTCTTGGTCATCGGCCCCATCTTCTCCAGCTTCTCTTTCGCCAGCTTAGGCGCATCAGGACTACTCTTCACAGTCGGCGGATAAATCACATACAAAATAAGCGGCACAACAATCAACGAAACAATCCCAGGCACAATCGCAGCCACAGCCCAATCAGTCCACCCAATCGTCTGCTTAATCGTATTAAACGTCAAATTCGCACTCAAGGGATTCGCAGCCATAGCCGTCAAGAACATACTTGAACTAATAACCGACGTCTGGAAACAAGTCAACATCAACCAAGACCCTAACTTATGCTCAGTCCCATCCCCCACATTACTCCCACAAGCAACACATAACGACTTAACCAAAGGCAAAAATATCCCCCCTGCTCTAGCTGAAACCGACGGAATCGCAGGCGCTAACAACGCCTCACTAAACACCAAACTATACCCTAACCCTAACGACGAGCTACCAAACAGTTTAACAAACTGATAAGCAATTCTGTTACCTAATCCAGTTTTAATGAATCCTCTAGCGAAGAAAAACGCAAGAGCAATTAACCACGGGATCGGATCACCGAAAGCCGAAAATGCAGCTGCAAATGTTAGGGTTTTGGTGAGAACACACGCACCTAGACCTAATAACGCTACAGCACCGAGCGGCAGCGGCTGTGTGATGATTCCGACGATCGTTGCGAGAAATATCGCCAGTAACTGCCACGCGTTCTTCGAAACTCCTGCCGGTACCGGAACAAACCACAGGATTACACCGGTCGCGATTGAAGCGATTAGCGGCTTCATCGCCGCTCCTTGCCATGGTACCGGCGCCGGCGCCGGAGCATCCGGTTTCGCCGGAACTGCTGCCGCTGATGCTTTTACGGTGAAAACAGGGTTTCTGATCGTCGATTTGAGTTTTAGCGACGGTAATCGGAGGTGTTGTGGACCGTTGGATCGGTGGAGATTGAACGCCGGAGATTGTTTGGTGGAGAGACGGTGGTTAACGGTGGTTGGTGACCGGAACCCTAGGTTAACGGAGGTGGTTAGAGCTAGTGACGCCATCGTTACGGCGAAACGACGGCGTTTTGCAGGACTAAAGGCGGGATCAGGGATCTGTTTGTGTGTGGTTAGAATAAGTGAACGAGTGGAGTTGAAGTGGTGAAGTTTATTTAAGTGAGTGTGTGATTGAATGTCAGCCACTGGATTTGGATTTGGGATCGGACGGATGAAAATGGTGGGTTAGTTGGCATCGTTTTGTCCGTTGAAAGATTTTAATGTTTACGCCTGTGCCCTTTGAGTTCAACGAAGAAAGGGTTATGTCATATGTGGCTATGACACATGTAAATCCGCCTAAATAAACCACCACTACAAATCGAGATCGAGATTGGATATCCAGAAAAAAGAATCTTTAAGAGCATGCACAATGTGCATAAAATTGCATGAGTCCGGATCTAGTCATTAGTTCCGGACGAGGACTTTGATCTTTGCCACAGTGTGAGTGGCATTCGGCTTGAAAGTCCGGTTCTAAAGTCCGGAATTCCGGACACTGGTTGCGGACTTGATGCGGGCTCGTTCAAAGTCCAGAAGTCTGAAATCTGATGTAACATTGTGAATGATCTTAGAATCTCTAATCTAGTTTTTTCCCGACCTGTCATTTTACTGGGGGTAATCAGAGAGCTTGACTAAACTTTTAGGTGGGGCAATCACGATTTTTACCTAAAAACAATACTAATTTTTTAAGGGAGACGGCTCCCCTTTGCTCTTCAAGTGGGTACGCCTCTACCGGTTCGATTTTACAGTAAAACCAAAAACTGAAATCGAAACGTTCTGTTTTCAGTTTTTGAAACCCGTTTGGTTTctagtttttttgttttttttgtttttggttttatttaggtttttggaacaaaattacTTAAGATTTGAAAATAAAAGGTATAATCCAAAATTTAAGAATCTTTGTTAGATGTTTCCATTTATGTTAATATATTTAAGTTTTTAATGCATATCGttcacataaacctaaccttctaataTGTTTCAATGTTTATCCAAAGTTTTACTtaagacattttcttttataatattttgaaaattattttaattttatattacattttgttatttcttgtaggTTGAAAGTACATTTTGATTTCCAAAGGGATTTTCCCCTCTATCATAGATGCATATTTTTGTTGTTCATGCTTAACTTATTTTTGTTGTTCATGATGTTTATACAAGCTTGCATTGTTTTCCGACAAAATTTGAAGTTATGGCCCGATAATCTAATTCAACCATACTTCTTTGTCTTGTTATTGAAAGATAGGTATACATATAAACCACATAACATGCGACCCTTGTTGCTTGTTATTTGTCTTGTTACTTTTATTCATGGTTTCACTCAACCTCTCTTTTGATATCTAAAAGCATACAATATTATATCATACATAACTAGCAATGTTCAACTAGCTCGTGACTCAAAACTCACTAGAAATTGGACTGGTTCATAGACAAGCCGAGCCAAGCTCGCTTGGCTTGTAAACGACCTAATGCATCACTCACATACTTTTTAGTTAAGttattgagtaaattacaaaaaatcgtcctttatgttcaCACCAAATTGCAAactatgtcctttatctttaaaacataaaaaaacgtactcgatgtttgcaaaacCTTGCATGTTATGTCTTTTAGccctaactaagttaattttgaTGGTTAAATTTAACTAAGTGGACCCCATGTAAGGGCAAATTAGTCTTTTTATCATATGTATTTATATAAAACAATATTAAAATCAATTTGACCAGATCTCTccctcctccctctctctctctctctctctctcacacacacacacacccaccaCTGTCACCAACACCATCTACACACCATCACCACTGCACCTCCACTATCATCACCGCACTTCCACCACCGTTAACGACTGTACCTCCATCATCACCACCGAACCTCCACCACCGCACCTCCACCACCGCACCTCCACTCTTGCTGCAAAACCCCCACCACCGGTGGCCGACCACCGCTGCACAAACCCAACCACCGcacctccaccatcaccaccgcacCTCCACCACCGTCAACACCTCCACCACCGCCCAACCCCCAACCCCAACCCACATATTCAGATCTGAATATTACACCACCACTAAATCAAGATGCCACCACTGATCCCTAACAAACCACAATCCAAATTCAAACCCTAATTTACATTTAAGCTATTAACCCCAAACAAACCCCCAATTCAAACACAACAAAAAACTCCGGCCCCCACATATTCACTCACCACTAACACAGCCCTAAAGAGACAACGACGAATGGCCAACGGGATTTCAAGCTCAAGCGGCCGCCCCGTTTGCTGAATCAAGGTGGATaaacgat of Helianthus annuus cultivar XRQ/B chromosome 1, HanXRQr2.0-SUNRISE, whole genome shotgun sequence contains these proteins:
- the LOC110898782 gene encoding protein DETOXIFICATION 42 — encoded protein: MAHKDDGHPCGISIFFKDARLALKMDDLGVEIAKIALPAALALTADPIASLVDTAFIGQIGAIELAAVGVSIAVFNQVSRIVIFPLVSITTSFVAEEDAVSNLSNENLEMHEQTENKMLLQQEHKMTESPDTESLVTSHKKKRIASASSTLIIGSVLGFLQAAFLIIGAKPVLGFMGIKSDSPMLHPAQQYLKLRSLGAPAVLLSLAMQGVFRGFKDTKTPLYATVAGDVTNIILDPIFMFVFGLGVSGAAIAHVMSQYLISVILFWKLIEKIDFVSPTSKHLQFGRFLKNGFLLLMRVMAVTFCVTLAASMAARQGSTTMAAFQVCLQVWLATSLLADGLAVAGQAILASAFANTDYEKVTATASRVLQLGLVLGVVLAVFLGVGLHFGARLFTKDVGVLHLISIGIPFVAATQPINALAFVFDGVNFGASDFAYAAYSMVLVAMVSILSLFIASSHGFVGLWVALTFYMSLRAFAGFWRIGTRTGPWCFLKGTS
- the LOC110898781 gene encoding dicarboxylate transporter 1, chloroplastic, producing the protein MASLALTTSVNLGFRSPTTVNHRLSTKQSPAFNLHRSNGPQHLRLPSLKLKSTIRNPVFTVKASAAAVPAKPDAPAPAPVPWQGAAMKPLIASIATGVILWFVPVPAGVSKNAWQLLAIFLATIVGIITQPLPLGAVALLGLGACVLTKTLTFAAAFSAFGDPIPWLIALAFFFARGFIKTGLGNRIAYQFVKLFGSSSLGLGYSLVFSEALLAPAIPSVSARAGGIFLPLVKSLCVACGSNVGDGTEHKLGSWLMLTCFQTSVISSSMFLTAMAANPLSANLTFNTIKQTIGWTDWAVAAIVPGIVSLIVVPLILYVIYPPTVKSSPDAPKLAKEKLEKMGPMTKNEIIMAGTLLLTVGLWIFGGMLNVDAVTAAILGLSVLLITGVVTWKECLGEAVAWDTLTWFAALIAMAGYLNKYGLISWFSQTVVKFVGGLGLQWQASFGILVLLYFYSHYFFASGAAHIGAMFTAFLSVASALGTPPLFGAMILAFLSNLMGGLTHYGIGSAPVFYGANYVPLAKWWGYGFLISVVNIIIWLGVGGVWWKFIGLW